From a single bacterium genomic region:
- a CDS encoding GAF and ANTAR domain-containing protein — protein sequence MESPSKLSYAKRLKAVSKVSEAIVSNLYLEDILRLITTVTAEVMSSKICSLMLLDEEKQELVIRATHSISKEFYEAYNQKPNLKIGEGIAGKVVKENRPITVLDVTKEKDYKYKEMAKKEGLVSLVCVPLCVKGKVIGALTSYTSTPHKFTRSEIDTLTTVANQSAVAIENANLMVKTKIIQEELETRKLVEKAKGILMKERRLSEEEAYRRIQHQSMNMRKSMREIAEAIILTKEIEKKQ from the coding sequence ATGGAAAGTCCATCAAAACTATCTTATGCTAAACGATTAAAGGCTGTCTCTAAGGTAAGTGAGGCTATTGTCTCTAACCTTTATTTAGAAGATATCCTTCGTCTTATCACCACTGTGACCGCAGAAGTAATGTCTTCCAAAATATGCTCTTTAATGCTTTTGGATGAAGAAAAGCAAGAATTAGTTATCCGAGCAACTCATTCTATTAGTAAGGAGTTTTACGAGGCATATAATCAAAAACCAAATCTAAAAATAGGAGAAGGGATTGCTGGCAAGGTAGTTAAAGAAAATAGGCCTATAACCGTGCTTGATGTAACTAAAGAAAAAGATTATAAATATAAAGAGATGGCTAAAAAAGAAGGGTTGGTTTCTTTAGTTTGTGTTCCTTTGTGTGTTAAAGGCAAGGTAATTGGAGCTTTAACCAGTTATACCTCCACCCCACATAAATTCACCAGAAGTGAAATTGATACCTTGACCACTGTAGCAAATCAATCTGCAGTAGCTATTGAAAATGCCAATTTGATGGTTAAAACTAAAATTATTCAGGAAGAATTGGAGACCAGAAAGCTGGTAGAAAAAGCCAAAGGTATTCTGATGAAAGAACGGCGGCTTTCAGAAGAAGAGGCGTATCGAAGAATTCAACATCAATCAATGAATATGCGTAAGTCGATGCGTGAAATTGCGGAGGCAATTATTCTGACTAAAGAGATTGAAAAAAAACAGTAA